The Deltaproteobacteria bacterium nucleotide sequence AAGGCCGGTCAACCCGGCGAGCAGGTGCGTTGTGTCGTGTCCGTGCAGATGCTGACCGAGGGGTGGGACGCCAACAACGTCACCCACATCTTGGGTCTGCGGGCGTTCGGCAGTCAGCTCCTGTGCGAGCAGGTGGTCGGTCGCGGCTTGCGGCGGATGGATTACACGCCCGACCCGCAGACGGGTTTGCTCGCGCCCGAGTACGTCGACGTGTACGGGATTCCGTTCTCCATCATCCCGTTCAAGGGCCGCGAGACGAAGAAGCCGGCGCCTGAGGATAAGCCCAAGAATCACGTGCGCGCGCTGGAAGAGCGCAGGCACTTCGAGATTCGCTTTCCGGTCGTCGAGGGCTACGCGTTTGCGTTGCGGCAAAACCTGATCAAGGCCGACATCGGCGATATGGAGACCCTCCAGTTGGAGCCAAACCGCAACCCGACCGCGGTGTTCGTGAAGCCGCAGGTCGGCTACCAAGTGGGGCGTCCGTCGGTCGGCGGCGGATTTGAGTTCGTCGAACAAGATCGCGAAGCGTTCTACGCCAGCACGCACCTGCAGACGATCAAGTTCGAGATCGCGCGCCAGATCGTGTGGGCGCTGAGCGAAGGTGCCGGCAACGGCAAGCCGAAGCTTCGCCTGCGCTCGCGGCATCAGCTGTTCCCGCAGGTGTTGCGGCTGGTCGACGAGTACGTGACCCGCAAGGTCGATTGGCACGGCTGCGATGCCCGCGAACTGGGGCTGGAGACGTATGTAAAGCGCATCGTCGAACGACTCATCGACGAGATCGAACCCGACGATGACCAGGGCGAGCCGCCGCTCCTCCCGATCTTGAATCGCTACAAACCGGTCGGCTCGACGGCGGATGTCGACTTCAAGACGACGCGACGCTGCGATCCAACGAGCAAGAGCCACATCAACCAAGTCGTGTCGGACACCGCGACGTGGGAGCAGTCCGCCGCGTTCCGATTGGAGCAGTCACGCCACGTGGCGTTCTACGCGCGGAACGATCACTTGGAGTGCGTGATCCCGTACGAGTATCTGGGAGTCAGTCATGCCTACCTGCCGGACTTTCTTGTGCGGCTCACCAACGGCGTGACGCTGCTGTTGGAGATCAAGGGCTACGAGGACAACCAAGATCGTGCGAAGCATCAAGCGGCGCGCCGCTGGGTGGCGGCGGTCAACAATTGGGGCTGCGAGGGGCAGTGGAATTTCCATGTGTGCCGCGACCCGCAGATGCTCGGGCGGGAGCTGGAGTACCTCTGCCGCACGCCGGTCCGCGAGCATAAGTGACGTCGCAGGCGGCGGGCGACGTTGCGGCCGGTACTGGTGACGAATGGCGACCTCACGCGGGGTGCCCGAAGAGAAGCCAGGACACGCGACATCCAGGTCGTTGACGGCGCCGATCTCTGGAAGTTACTCGACGCCACCCCCTGCACCGCGGCTGAAGTGGAAGCCACGGCAGCGCGCCGCCTGGCGAGCATGCGCGACGTGCAGGCGGCCATCGACGCCGCGGCGGGGAGAGTATCGTGATGTTCGCCCGCAGTCGGGCGAGACGACGAGGTGGTAACGCGGTTTGTGGGCCCGGCATCGGTATGGTAGGAGAGACCATAACGAATGGCGAGACGCAGTGGGGTACCTTTACGCACTCAGCGCATTGAGCGCTTGGTTTTCGCTGACGGGTCGTTTCTCGAAGGAACCATCACGCAGTTTGCGCCGTCCCAGCCCATCGGTTTCGACTACCGCCTGGTCTATCTCGCCAGCGATGGCACCGTGCTGATTCTCTATGACAACCAAGGCGGGCATGCCCCGCACCGGCACATCAAGGGAACGCGAGAACCGTATCGTTTTGTCGGGATCGATCAGCTCGTTGACGACTTCCTGAACGACGTGGAGGGCATCCGTCGGGAGGACGAACCATGAAAGTGCGGAGAGTAGTGATGGGCATTCGCAGCGTTGACGACTGGCGCGCGGCGGTGAAACGCGAGGTGAAACGTGCGGCGGCCGGGCGGCGCGTCAGAGCGACCGAGTCGCTCACCTTCGAGAACGCCGCGGCGCTGCGCCATTTCTTCTCCGACAAACGCCTGGAGCTGCTGCGCGCGATCCGGGAGCACCGGCCACGGTCGATCAAGGCTCTGGCTGAGTGCGTCGGCCGGGACTTCAAGAACGTCAGCGCTGAGGTGCACTACCTGTCGCGGCTCGGTTTGGTGGAGCTGGGCAAGGAAACGGGCGCCGGCACCAAAGGTCGCAGAGCTCCGCGGGTCGCCTGCGACCGGATCGAGCTGCGGATTTCGCTGTAGGAGTCAGCAGTGGAGCAGTAATCCGTCTGCGTGTCATCTTGACCCCCCTCAGCGGCGACGACGTCATCGCAATACGCGCGCGCGAGGTCAGACTGATCCAGTGCAAGCACACGCTCTGGGATGCAAGCGTGGACGCCGACGTGATCGCGGAAGTGATCCATCCCTTCGACCGTTACCGCGCTCGCCGGCTTCGGGCCTTCCACGCGCTGGCGACCTCGCGGCCGGTACTCGTGACGAACAGAGACCTCACCCGGCGCGGTCGAAGAGAACCAAGGCTCGCGACATCCGGGTTGTTGCCGGAGCCAATCTCTGGAACAGGCGACCGACGTCGCTCGACGGGGGCCGCACGCAACCCGATCTGGCAGGAACTCCTTCGAGGGAAGGCCCCCCAGCCTGCACGCCAGCGCAAGCTTGCCCGCTAGTGAGCACCAACGCGGACGCCCGCCTCAATCGAGTGGACCCCATGACGCAACGGCTATGACCTGTTCCCCCAGTACGTGGACCCCGGCAGAGATCGGGCAGTCCCGAGCCGTGCCCACACGCATTGGAGCCTCCCACATGAAAGCCATCGACGTTCATGCCCACATCTCGACCCGCGAAGGCACGGTCAGCATGCTCAAGTACCAGAAGGGCATCATGCAATATTACATGAAGATGGAGGTCTCCGACGACCAGGCGATGAGTTTCGCCAAGACCGACGAGCAGATGGCTCAGGACTTCATCGACGCCGACGTGAGGGGCATCCTGGTCGGCTGGGACGCCGAGGCCAACACCGGCCACCCGCGCGTCAGCAACGACTACCTCGCCGATGTCGTCAACCGGTTCCCGCAAGCCTTCATCGGCGCCTTTGCCTGCGTCGACCCGTGGAAGGGGGAGATGGCGCTGCAAGAAATCGAGCACTGCATCCGCGACCTCGGCATGATGGGCGTGAAGTTCCAGCAAGCCGCGCAGGCGTTCTATCCCAACGAACCCCGCTTCCGTCCGATGTGGGACCTGTGCGCTTCGCTGGGCGCGGTGGTCCAGTTCCACACCGGCACCACCGGCCTCGGCGCCGGCTTACCCGGCGGCATGGGCATTCATCTGAAGTACACGCGGGGGATCCCGTACATCGACGACGTCGCCGCCGACTTTCCAAGACTGCAGATCATCTGCTGTCACCCGTCGTGGCCCTGGCAGGAAGACACGATCGCCGTCGTGCTGCACAAGGGCAACGTCAACATCGAGCTGTCCGGCTGGTCTCCGAAATACTTCACCGACTCGCTCAAGCGCGAGATCCGCGGCCGGCTCCAGGACCGTGTGATGTTCGGCTCCGACTATCCGCTCATCCCGCACGCACGGCTGTTCCAGGACTACGAACAGGAAGGCTACCCGCCCGCGATTCTGGAGAAGGTCTACTACAAGAACGCCCAGCGGATTCTGGGGCTGAGCTGAAGCGCTTCGCCCCCGGTTCGCGGTCCCGGCAATAGCTCTGCGCTGCCACCGTTGCTCAAATGCCTGAGCGTCGGCCGTTTGTGGCTCCGGCCCACCTTGCTGTAAGCTCGGCGCTGAGCCCACTTTGCGCACGCCATCTGGCATGGGGCGTGCTCAGGCGGAACCATTTGGTGAGGTGCGTACGAACACGAACGGGTTTCCTGCTGAGCTTGGTCAGTATGGCCGCGGTCGCCCTGGTCGGGCCGGGCCGGGCCGCCGCTGACGACGTGACCGAGCGTGAGCTGCTGCTCTTCGACGAGCCGCAGGTCAGCGCTGCGGCCAAGCACACCCAGCCCGTGCGCGAGGCCCCGGCGGCGGTCACGGTTATTACCAAGGACGACATCCGGCGCTTCGGTTATCGCACGCTCGCCGAGGCGCTGCGTTCGGTGCGCGGATTTTACGGCAGTTCCGACCGCAACTACGACTACATCGGCGTGCGCGGTTTCTTGCGGCCGAGCGATTACAACGATCGTATTCTGCTCTTGATCAACGGCCACACCTACAAGGATGACATCTACCAAACGGCGCAGGTCGGCACCGAGTTCGGCATCGATCTCGAAGCGGTGGAGCGCATCGAGGTTGTGCGCGGGCCGGGCTCGGCACTCTATGGCGGCAACGCGCTGTTTGCCGTCATCAACGTGGTGACAGCCGGCGCAGGCGATCGCCGCGGTGTGTTTCCGCTGGTCGAGGCCGGCAGCTTTGGGCGCAAGCGCGGCCAAGTGACGGCCGGGCACGTGTTCGACAACGGTCTCGAGCTACTGGCCAGCGGCTCGGTGCTCGACCTCGACGGGCAGCGCCACCTTTTCTACCCCGAGTTCGCTGACCCCAGCACCAATAACGGCGTGGCCAGAGACAGCGACGCCGATCGCGCGCTTAACTTCTACGCCAGTGCCCGCCTCCACAACCTCTCCCTACAGGGCGGCAGCAACTGGCGCGACAAGCACATCCCCACCGGCGCCTTCGGCGCCAACTTCAACGACCCGGACACCAAGAGCGTCGACGAGCGCTCGTTTGCCGATTTGCTCTACACCGCCGCGCTGGCGCCCGAACTCGCGCTCACCACGCGGGTCTTCTACGACCGCTATCGCTACCAGGGCACTTACATTTACGGCTCCGGCACCGATCGGACCAAGAACCAGGATCTGGCCCTGAGTCACTGGCTCGGCAGCGAAACTCGCGCCGAATGGACCGGGCTGCGCTCGGCTCGGCTCACCGTCGGCGCCGAGTACACCTACCACCCCGGCGCGATGCAGGAGAACTACGACCTTCCCGGCGCCGGCCGTATTCTTGACGACAACCGCGCCTTCAACACCTGGGGCGTGTACGCGCAGGAAGAGTTCGCCGTGCTCTCGAATCTCACCCTGGTGGGCGGCTTGCGCTACGATCGCCACTACAACCGCGTCGATAACATCAGCCCGCGCGCCGCCGCGATCTGGCATCCCAGCCCCGCCACCACGCTTAAACTGCTTTACGGCCGCGCCTTCCGTCCGCCCAACTTGTTCGAGCAGTACTACGCCTACGCCAGCACCGGCACCATCAGCCTCGCCAACGCCAAGTTGGAGCCCGAGCAGATTGCGACCTATGAGGGCGTGCTCGAGCAGGAGCTGTGGGGGCGCGTGCGCGGCGTGCTCGCCGTGTATCATTACACCGTCAAGGATCTCATCGACCAAGTTCAGGTTCCCAGCACCGATCCGGATACGGTGGTGATCCAGTACCAGAACGTCAGTGCGGCCCGGGCCACCGGGGCGGAGTTCGAGCTGCGAGTACCGTTGCCGCTCGGGGTGATGGGCCGCGCCAGCTACAGCCTCCAGGAGACCCGCGCCGCCGGCGGCCGGCTGCTGAGCAATTCTCCCAAACACCTCGGCAATGCCGGCGTTGCTTTTCCCTTACCGGCGGGATTGTCGGGCGCCGCCGACATCAACGTGGTCGGGCCCCGGGACACGCTGCAAGGGCAGCGACTCGAGCCCGCCGTGGTGGCCAACGCGCATGTGAGCTATGCCACGCCGATTCCGCGGCTGGGCCTGACAGCCGACTGTTATAACCTGTTCGACAACATCTACGCCGATCCCGGCGGGGTCGAGCATGTGCAGGACCGCATTCCGCAAGACGGCTTCAGCTTCCGCGTGCAGCTGCACTATGGCTTCTGAATTACCTCGCAGCGCCGCCCGCGGCCGGCAGCTCTGGCCCGGCGCGATATTCCTGGTTGGCTTGCTGGCCGCGCATCTGGCCGCCGGCGCGGTGCCGGCACGGGTGGCGATCGTGAAGAGCAACTCGCTGACTCCGTTCGACCAAGCCAGCGATGCGATTATGGCGATTCTGACGGCTGATCCGCTGCAGCCCGAACTGCTCACCTTCGATCTCGAGGGTGAGCGCAGCAACGCTGTCGCCGTGCTCGCGGCCGTACACCGCGCCGCTCCCCGCCTGGTTATCGCCGTCGGCTCGCTGGCGACGGCGGCGGTGCTCGATGACCCCGAGCCGCTGCCGGCGCTGTTCTCGATGGTGCTTTATCCGCGCCCGAGCGGCTTCCTCGACCGCCCCGCACGGCAAATCTCCGGGGTCTCGCTCGACATCCCGCTCGAACTTCAGTTCTCCTACCTGCGGCGGCTGGTGCCCGCCGCACGCCGGGTCGGGGTGCTTTACAACGCGGCGGAAACCGGAGCGATCATCGAGGCGGCCCGAACCGCCGCCGCCGCTCACGGGCTGGAGTTGGTGGCCTCAGCGGTAAGCGAGCCGGCACAAGCAGTGAGCGCCCTGGGCCCGCTAATGGAGCGGGTCGAAGTGATCTGGGCGGTGGCCGACAGTCACGTCTTCAGCCCGCGCACCACCCCCGCGCTGATGCTGGCGGCGCTGCGGCGCCGCATACCGCTGATCGGCTTGTCGACCGCGCATGTACGCGCC carries:
- a CDS encoding TonB-dependent receptor, with product MAAVALVGPGRAAADDVTERELLLFDEPQVSAAAKHTQPVREAPAAVTVITKDDIRRFGYRTLAEALRSVRGFYGSSDRNYDYIGVRGFLRPSDYNDRILLLINGHTYKDDIYQTAQVGTEFGIDLEAVERIEVVRGPGSALYGGNALFAVINVVTAGAGDRRGVFPLVEAGSFGRKRGQVTAGHVFDNGLELLASGSVLDLDGQRHLFYPEFADPSTNNGVARDSDADRALNFYASARLHNLSLQGGSNWRDKHIPTGAFGANFNDPDTKSVDERSFADLLYTAALAPELALTTRVFYDRYRYQGTYIYGSGTDRTKNQDLALSHWLGSETRAEWTGLRSARLTVGAEYTYHPGAMQENYDLPGAGRILDDNRAFNTWGVYAQEEFAVLSNLTLVGGLRYDRHYNRVDNISPRAAAIWHPSPATTLKLLYGRAFRPPNLFEQYYAYASTGTISLANAKLEPEQIATYEGVLEQELWGRVRGVLAVYHYTVKDLIDQVQVPSTDPDTVVIQYQNVSAARATGAEFELRVPLPLGVMGRASYSLQETRAAGGRLLSNSPKHLGNAGVAFPLPAGLSGAADINVVGPRDTLQGQRLEPAVVANAHVSYATPIPRLGLTADCYNLFDNIYADPGGVEHVQDRIPQDGFSFRVQLHYGF
- a CDS encoding amidohydrolase, which encodes MKAIDVHAHISTREGTVSMLKYQKGIMQYYMKMEVSDDQAMSFAKTDEQMAQDFIDADVRGILVGWDAEANTGHPRVSNDYLADVVNRFPQAFIGAFACVDPWKGEMALQEIEHCIRDLGMMGVKFQQAAQAFYPNEPRFRPMWDLCASLGAVVQFHTGTTGLGAGLPGGMGIHLKYTRGIPYIDDVAADFPRLQIICCHPSWPWQEDTIAVVLHKGNVNIELSGWSPKYFTDSLKREIRGRLQDRVMFGSDYPLIPHARLFQDYEQEGYPPAILEKVYYKNAQRILGLS